The following proteins come from a genomic window of Paramisgurnus dabryanus chromosome 19, PD_genome_1.1, whole genome shotgun sequence:
- the s100a10a gene encoding protein S100-A10a, with protein sequence MPSDLEQAMESMIMVFHRYAGKEGSSGTLTRRELRTLMENELSGFIKSQKDPTIVDRIMKDLDANRDGEVNFEEFVSLVLGLSIACEESYRMRLKKTQSWK encoded by the exons ATGCCGTCTGATTTAGAGCAGGCCATGGAGTCCATGATCATGGTTTTTCATCGGTACGCTGGAAAAGAGGGGTCCAGCGGCACCCTGACCCGCCGTGAACTCCGAACTCTGATGGAGAACGAGCTTTCTGGGTTTATAAAG TCTCAGAAGGACCCGACTATAGTAGACAGAATAATGAAGGATCTGGATGCCAACAGAGATGGAGAGGTGAACTTTGAAGAGTTTGTGTCTTTAGTGTTGGGTTTATCCATTGCCTGTGAAGAATCCTACAGGATGCGATTAAAGAAGACGCAAAGCTGGAAATGA
- the snx27a gene encoding sorting nexin-27a encodes MAEIEGDETARPAPPSLLPTESRVNESDMIESTGDSGSRTPTVLTSGPRVVRIIKSESGYGFNVRGQVSEGGQLRSINGELYAPLQHVSAVLPGGAADQAGIVKGDRILEVNGMSVEGATHKQVVDLIRAGQRELVLTVLSVPAQEADGLEVGDEGSVAPNFDYSDKQAIPISVPTYKHVEQHSEKFVVYNVYMSGRQLCSKRYREFAILHQNLKREFSNFTFPKLPGKWPFSLSEQQLDVRRRGLEEYLERVCSVRVIGESDIMQEFLSESNENHNGVSDVELRIALPDKTTVSVRVRKNSTTDQVYQALVLKVGMDSMMASYFALFEVINHSFVRKLAPNEFPHKLYVQNYTSAVPGTCLTMRKWLFSTQEEELMRENPLALHYCFHQAQDDVKKGFIKAEDKAYQLQKLAEQRKMTMYLSLLRSCEGYNEVMFPHCPCDSRRKGHVITAISMKHFKLHACTEDGTLENQVILFEWSEMQRWDTDEEGMAFCFEYVRGEKKPRWVKIFTPYFNYMHECFERIFCELKWRKEVEEEASDKGNKNCSNNDYLSPLEQQQGWRHLGGEIATS; translated from the exons ATGGCGGAAATCGAAGGAGATGAGACTGCTCGGCCCGCTCCTCCGTCGTTGCTGCCCACTGAGTCCCGCGTAAACGAATCCGATATGATCGAGTCGACGGGCGATTCAGGCAGCCGGACCCCGACCGTGCTTACTTCGGGTCCGCGCGTGGTTCGGATAATCAAATCGGAGTCGGGTTACGGATTTAACGTCCGCGGTCAAGTAAGCGAAGGCGGCCAACTGCGGAGCATTAACGGAGAGCTGTACGCTCCTCTCCAGCATGTCAGCGCCGTGTTACCCGGGGGCGCAGCAGATCAGGCCGGAATCGTAAAAGGAGACAGAATATTAGAGGT GAATGGCATGAGTGTCGAAGGGGCGACACACAAGCAGGTGGTGGATCTCATCAGGGCTGGACAGAGAGAGTTGGTGTTGACCGTCCTCTCGGTGCCGGCACAGGAGGCAGACGGGCTTGAGGTTGGTGACGAAGGTTCGGTGGCACCCAATTTCGACTACAGCGACAAACAGGCCATTCCCATTTCAGTCCCTACATACAAACACGTGGAGCAGCACTCGGAAAAATTTGTG GTGTATAATGTGTACATGTCAGGCAGACAGCTCTGCTCAAAGCGTTACAGGGAGTTTGCAATACTTCATCAGAACCTCAAGAGAGAGTTTTCCAACTTTACTTTTCCGAAGCTGCCGGGAAAATGGCCCTTCTCATTGTCTGAACAACAGCTGGATGTGCGCCGGAGAGGACTGGAGGAATATCTGGAGAGAG tgtGCTCTGTACGAGTCATAGGTGAGAGTGACATTATGCAAGAATTTCTATCCGAGTCGAATGAG AATCACAACGGTGTATCGGACGTGGAGTTACGGATAGCCCTGCCTGATAAAACCACGGTCTCGGTGAGGGTCCGGAAAAACAGCACCACTGATCAGGTTTACCAG gcTCTCGTTTTGAAGGTTGGAATGGACAGCATGATGGCCAGCTACTTTGCTCTTTTTGAAGTTATTAACCACTCATTTG TACGTAAATTGGCTCCTAATGAGTTCCCACACAAGCTGTATGTGCAGAACTACACCTCAGCGGTGCCTGGAACGTGTCTCACAATGCGCAAGTGGCTTTTCAGTACACAAGAGGAGGAATTGATGCGAGAAAACCCATTGGCCCTCCATTACTGCTTTCATCAG GCTCAGGATGATGTAAAGAAGGGATTCATTAAAGCAGAAGATAAAGCCTATCAGCTACAGAAACTAGCAGAACAAAGGAAGATGACAATG TATCTGAGTCTCCTGCGGTCATGTGAAGGTTACAACGAGGTGATGTTCCCTCACTGTCCATGTGACTCGCGAAGAAAAGGTCATGTGATCACGGCTATCAGCATGAAGCATTTCAAACTGCACGCTTGCACGGAGGACGGCACTTTGGAG AATCAGGTGATACTTTTCGAATGGTCGGAAATGCAGAGATGGGACACTGATGAGGAGGGTATGGCGTTCTGCTTCGAGTACGTGCGGGGGGAGAAGAAACCTCGCTGGGTTAAAATTTTCACTCCTTAT TTTAACTACATGCACGAGTGCTTTGAAAGGATTTTCTGTGAGCTTAAATGGAGGAAAGAG GTTGAAGAAGAAGCCTCGGACAAAGGAAATAAGAACTGTAGTAATAATG ATTATCTGTCCCCGCTGGAGCAACAGCAGGGCTGGCGCCACCTAGGGGGAGAGATCGCCACCTCCTAA
- the trim46b gene encoding tripartite motif-containing 46b isoform X4, with protein sequence MATRCQVKSNMKSMEQELLCPVCKDIVKQPIVLPCLHSVCLMCASEVLIQSGYPQPELPPEPNSPASTPNTRSPRQMRRPMPKSDRVDRLLRSGSGTYPGRRRKEGPPTLMRFPCVPCGRDVELGERGLAECMRNLTLERIVERYRHTVSLGSVAVMCQFCKPPQALEATKGCADCRASFCNECFKLYHPWGTPRAQHEHVQPTLNFRPKVLTCPEHDQEKLQFYCKSCQMLLCGLCKLRRVHTGHKIAPVTQAYQTLKDKITKEMNYIMSNQDMVLTQITQLENAITQTEVNSVSAKEQLSHSVKEIMALLTERQAMLAEALESSRQRRAEALSDQVAEKRSMLEHASLMAFTQELLKENDPSSFVHAARMTHNRLAQSIESMQRFSLSADPSFRHFQLDVSRELKLLTDLNFIQAPLAPVIDTQRTLAYDQLFLCWRLPQDSTPAWHFSVEFRRRGVVPGGGARGGIRGGLAAARWGWQRLDEVTGTCAVIDRLEMDSVYVLRVRGCNKAGFGEYSEEVYLHTPPAPALLTVALPFFDFIALKPPSVGHLILCLYFFLFIFSSFFHCMNHFILIHMYVYFQYKPFDFSVIF encoded by the exons ATGGCGACCAGATGTCAGGTGAAG TCCAATATGAAGAGTATGGAGCAGGAATTGCTGTGTCCGGTGTGCAAGGACATCGTAAAGCAACCCATAGTGCTTCCCTGCCTGCACAGCGTGTGTTTAATGTGTGCCTCCGAGGTGCTGATTCAGAGCGGGTACCCCCAGCCCGAGCTCCCTCCGGAGCCCAACTCACCCGCGTCCACACCTAACACACGATCCCCTCGCCAGATGCGCAGACCTATGCCCAAATCTGACCGCGTTGACCGGTTGTTGCGCTCAG GTTCTGGGACATACCCAGGTCGCAGGCGAAAGGAGGGTCCTCCAACACTCATGCGCTTCCCTTGCGTCCCCTGTGGCCGAGATGTGGAATTAGGTGAGAGGGGATTGGCCGAGTGCATGAGGAATCTCACGCTGGAGAGGATCGTTGAAAG GTACAGGCACACAGTAAGTTTGGGCAGTGTTGCTGTCATGTGTCAATTCTGTAAACCGCCTCAGGCCCTGGAGGCCACTAAAGGTTGTGCTGACTGCAGAGCAAGCTTCTGTAATGAGTGTTTTAAACTCTATCACCCTTGGGGCACTCCCCGCGCCCAGCATGAACATGTTCAGCCCACCTTAAACTTTAGGCCAAAG GTGTTGACATGCCCAGAACACGACCAGGAGAAGCTGCAGTTCTACTGTAAGTCCTGCCAGATGCTTCTCTGTGGCCTCTGCAAACTGCGGAGAGTTCACACAGGTCACAAGATCGCACCCGTCACCCAGGCCTATCAGACTCTTAAG GACAAGATAACCAAGGAGATGAATTACATTATGTCCAATCAGGACATGGTGTTGACTCAGATCACACAGCTGGAGAACGCCATCACTCAAACCGAG GTAAACAGCGTATCGGCCAAAGAGCAGCTCTCTCACAGCGTGAAGGAGATCATGGCATTGCTAACCGAGCGGCAGGCGATGCTGGCCGAGGCTCTGGAAAGCTCACGGCAGAGAAGGGCGGAGGCATTGTCCGATCAGGTGGCAGAAAAACGCAGTATGCTGGAGCACGCCAGCCTGATGGCTTTTACTCAAGAGCTGCTGAAAGAAAATGACCCGTCCAGCTTTGTTCATGCAGCCAGGATGACGCATAACAG ATTGGCCCAGTCCATTGAATCTATGCAGCGTTTCTCTCTTTCAGCGGATCCTTCGTTCCGTCACTTCCAACTTGATGTTTCGAGAGAGCTCAAACTCCTCACAGACCTGAACTTTATTCAGG CCCCTCTCGCACCTGTGATCGACACCCAGCGGACTCTTGCGTACGATCAGCTCTTTCTGTGTTGGCGCTTGCCACAAGACTCCACTCCCGCCTGGCATTTCTCGGTGGAGTTCCGTCGACGTGGGGTGGTGCCAGGGGGCGGGGCAAGAGGTGGTATCCGCGGGGGATTGGCCGCTGCTCGCTGGGGCTGGCAGAGGTTGGATGAGGTGACCGGGACCTGTGCAGTGATTGACAGACTGGAGATGGACAGTGTTTACGTCCTGAGGGTCAGAGGCTGCAATAAGGCGGGCTTCGGTGAATATAGCGAGGAAGTATATTTACACACACCGCCAGCTCCAG CTTTATTGACAGTAGCTCTGCCCTTTTTTGATTTTATAGCCCTTAAACCTCCTTCTGTTGGACACCTTATcctttgtttgtattttttcttgtttatattttcctcattttttcattgtatgaatcatttcatattaattcacatgtatgtttattttcaatataaacCTTTTGACTTTAGTGTAATCTTTTGA